Part of the Ctenopharyngodon idella isolate HZGC_01 chromosome 8, HZGC01, whole genome shotgun sequence genome, TTGAGTGAACCCAGCAACCTCACTCTCTCCACACTTATTTACACCcaaactgtaaaacaaaacattcatttgCAAGTGACTTAAGATGGCTAACCCAAATGAACCCAGAATCTActatacatacaaaattatcTTCCCTACCAATATAAGACATAAATAATTCCCCAATAATCTGCATCAAGTAAGCCAATTGTTGAGCTCAAATCAAATACAATAGCACACATTATGAATAACTAAACAAACTCCACCCGGATTTAGCAGGTGGCTAACATAAACCGACAGTTGCACTGTTGATTGACACAAGCTCGTTAACTACCCCGGCAACCAGCACCAACAGAGCAAACTTAACGCCATATATCGATTTATTCCAGGCTCAACCACCTAAACTGTCGTTTCTGTCATGTGTATTTGTGAGGTAACGTTAGCATCCGTTAGCCGAACCGGGGCAACGACTTTAACGGACGGTTACAAGCGACCCAAATATGAACTCACCATCGCTGCGCTTTATCTCCACATAAATCCCCACGACGATCTTGCCGAAGTTCACCGCCATGGCTCATTTATGGGACGAGGGGAATACTCAAACAGACGGGCGTGTGGAAACTAAAAACAGTGTTTGTGTTTGAATTTTTCACATTTGTTGTTCCGTGTTGCTCAAAACCGGGAGGCGGCCACAGTGCGAGACATAAAAGAGGGAGAGAGTACAGGGCGCGTGCGCGGGGGACGTTCGACTTgcgtgtttttttcccccacaagcCCCGCCTTCTGCACTAGGATTGGCTAGAAGTAGCTGGAGGTTTGAGATCGGACTGTTGAGGTAACCTTAGCAACCACAGCAAGCGGAGAGGTTGCTGTATGgcaaaaaatgaaagtgttgaTGGCTGTGTTCATTGTTATGACAGTAGACACATTGAACTTAGTTTGGAGAAATATGTCTAATCAGttgagaaaaaatatattccacATATCACGAAACAAATAGGCATAATTAGCTAAAGTTATTTGTTTCGCATGTACCTCTGTATTGAGTACATGCGTTGTGTTTCTTCTAAATTTTAAgtatttcatataaaatcaCTTAAACAAAAGGAGAAAAGGCAAAGAAAATGGGGTTAATGGCAGTGCGCAATTGTTTCAATTTGTTTAACTTTACTGATTCTATTAGGTTGATAAGATAAGCACTattatgattaataaataagtaaaataaataaataaactatttaaaattaaagtacTAAGAACGAGGATCTGACAGATTGAACGAGAGGGGCTATATCGATCACTCAGTTTGAATGTGGTCGGTAGACTTTCGGTTGTTGTGAGAATGACTCGTTTCAATGAATCATTGTAGGGAGTGATTCTTTGAATCACTTATAACACTTATTATATTTCCTACCAATATAAGACATAAATAATTCTCCAATAATCTACAACAAGTAAGCCAGTTGCTGAGCAATATTGGGCAAGAAAGGAGCAAAAACATGAATCTTTTTGTTGAACTGATTCAAATGATTCGAGTCACTGGGATGAATCAAAATCCACATCGCAACAAATCATGTGAAATCTGACAGTATCAAAGCAGGTTATGTCGCCTCATTGGTCTacataagcttttttttttttaatggagttGGGACTGTCGACTGGAAAGTTCTGGATGCTTCACACTGCACACTCATCTGTGTTGAGAGGAAGTTCTGACGTTTGCTTCCTTAATTCTGTGTCCACTATCTACCTTAGAAATCCCAGGATTGCAAAATGGGCTTTTGCTTTCGCTTACTTTTAGATATAACCCATTCGAGCATCAAAGCGATTCAGTCTGCTGAGTGAGACGGAGGAGAGATGGCAGACAGTCCGGATGAAACTACCGAATTAATAAGAAACAAACCAGCCCGAATCAGGTGACTTTTTCCCCTTATTTGATTTTGTATGGTCTCagtatttttcttcttcatgGTTTTCATGTATTCATTTGATTGTTTATACTTTTCAGACATGGAAGGCTTTTCCTTGCTGTCTTTTCAGCTGTTTTGGGCAATTTCAATTTTGGATTTGCCTTAGTGTTCCCCTCCCCTGTCATCCCCCAGCTTCAGAAGGGTGATGACCCTCGGCTCCAAATGGACATCCATCAGATATCATGGTTTGGTGTAAGATAATTTATGTATATAGAAGTGTTCTTCTATGTGTTCAGTGGCCAGTAGCATAAACTTAGCCTTTATGTTAAGACTGTGCCTTTAGAGCTAgtctgaccaactagcagtttGTTAAGGGGTAATTAGTCGTACTTTTCAGATTCAAATTGGGACaatttgggtttttttggtgGGTTTTTTTATGTGACTGACATAAAAAAATGGCAACTAGCTTGTAAGACCAGTTCATGCAGCTGACCACAGGTTTATAATGAGATAGTACATCATTCTCTCTAAATAGTTTATTTTCTGTCGTTTAGTCGATTTTCACCCTTGGAGCAGCCTTAGGGGGTCTTAGTGCCATGGTGCTGAATGACCGAGTTGGGAGAAAGATGAGCATCATGTTGTCTGGAGTACCATCTGCTGCAGGTTTCCTTGTGATGGGGGCCGCACAAAACTTCTGGATGTTATTATGGGGCCGATTTCTGACTGGCATCGCTGGTGGTATCACTGCTGGCTCCATTCCTGTAAGTTATCTGTTAGTCCATCTTGTTTATCGATGTTTGTATGACAACGTGTCATAACATAAAAAATCTAATTAGCCTTGAACTTTTGACAtgtaagaggtctttgtaccatttaAACATCCTTAAAGCTTAAAACGTCCTtgtcattataaacaaagcatttatttaaccaagctccaaaaatggctcGTTTGGATATTGTGGGATAAGATTTGGGACGTCACAcaagcaaatacatttgcatatgactgcctccagagcaagacatcgataaatagttatacatcatctCACCTTAGGCCCCACCCACTGGTGTTCAGTTGTTTGCCTATACCGGATGTGAGCGTCATGTcgcgtcaaaagcaaatagaacccattataatcactgacgctgtctacactggatacattAATAGTATACAGATGCacattcagtttctgacatagTCCACACGCTTTCTGTCTGCTggcaacaggacaaatggaagagtgaaagaacgtTTGTTTTGACACATTCTGGGTAAACAGCACGTTTGCGTCTCTAGACAGATTCAAAAGAACCTCAGAGTCagaaacaagtggatggtttatttttaattgcgTCCTGGATCGCGTCAggggattatatgtttgttcagagcatttgactgcagattgttCTGTAAACGAGGCACAGCATAATGGAGAgtttgcaaagaaacttttgttgaaagagGAAGCAAGCCAATTGtgttggatctgacagcagctgcatcacaaactgTAACTAAATAATTTCATAATGCTCTGTAAATGatggttttatatggataatgtttcaaaacacttacttgCGCGCAATAGCGAGTGACcgttgatactgtttcctatgcagtgatgttagccaatcataacagtggcagTTTACTGACAAGCTTAAAAACtgatcatttcagacagagggtcagaaaataatcatttttttgcatatatatatttgttctttttttgtgcaaaaaactttattaacattataagtgaacctcaaggaacatataaaaataattttcaaaaatccatgtcatgacccttCTAAATATAAGgcacattacagtttttttgtgCCTAATGGatcttgatgttttttttcacacaGGTGTATGTGTCAGAGATTTCACACGCATCTGTGAGGGGTACGCTGGGTTCGTGTCCTCAGATCACAGCTGTCTTTGGAAGTCTAGCACTTTACGCCCTTGGTGAGAGAGCTCATATTTCTCTGGTTGTTTTGGCTGTATGATGAAACACACTTTCTCCAACAATTTTCAAGCATTTGTCACATAACTTGTCTTGTAGGTCCTCTATGAATGATGCTATTTTATGGTCTCTCTCCAGGCCTGATTTTGCCATGGAGATGGCTGGCTGTGGCTGGGGAGGTCCCTGTGGTTATCATGATgattttgctttgctttatgCCGACCTCGCCACGTTACCTCACCATGAAAGGAAACAGAGCAAAAGCAATCAAATCGCTAGAATGGCTCAGGGGCCCCAATTCTGATTACTTGACTGAGTTCAATAAGATCGAGCGCAGTATCAACTCTCAGGTAAAAGGCACATTGCCGTGAATTACATCATGTCATCAGGGTGGTTTTGCCATAAAAGAAAAGGTCATGCAATGGAATACAATAAGGGAGAATGGGGTCATTTGTATTGTTCCATTTGTTTAATCACAAAGCTTAAGgtataaatgctgtttaaagatgTGATACATTTGAAATCAAACCTAAACATATGTTTAAACCTAAACACAAGTTGTcggttaaaattttaaattgcaaattgTATGATTGAATTGAAAAAAATCATCTGCAAAAGGGGGTCTGGCAATTATTGTTTGATTTAGTAACTGTAGTAGAAAAAACGCATgagacaaaaatacaatattaaatgTCTTGCATGTTCTCTCCAACAGGGCGCACAATGGAGTGATCTTAAAACACCTTTATACTATAAACCTATCCTAATCTCAGTCTTCATGAGATTTCTGCAGCAGATGACTGGTATAACCCCAATTCTGGTATATTTGGAGCCCATCTTCAACATGACAGCTATATCACTGGTATGTCTCATAGAGTATATTTACCTATTTATTACTATGAAAAAAACTCAAAGCGCATTtacccacttaaaaaaaattgtcattcaGGAACCGAAATATGATGCAGCATTAGTGGGAGCTGTAAGATTGATCTCTGTCGCTATTGCAGCCAGTTTGATGGACAAAGCAGGCCGAAAAGCTTTGCTCTTCACTTCAGGTTTGTGTAGaatgaaataaagtgttttacttggtaaatttaatttattggaAACAGACCAATTAAtaaaagatcttttttttttccctttaggATTTTTGATGTATCTAGCCACGCTTTCAATGACCATGTACACCCACAGAACACCATGCAGCCATGGCAATCTTACCTTAACAGAGGGTTTGAAGAACGCCTATGGAGGCTCAACAAGCCCTGCCTTCGATCCAGTGACTCTAATTCCTCTCATTAGCACTATGGTCATCATATTTGGTGAGTTTGCTTAGTTTCAGGTAGTTTGTTTATGTGTGATACAGTGTGACCAGTTTGCTTTTACTTACTGTAAAACTCACTTTTtgttgaaagtgaaagtgaaaagccaagtatggtaacccatactcggaatttgtcggAATTACGAGTATgggtgttcactactcactactcctttgaattaggagtagtgagtagtggactgtggacacacacacacccggagcagtgggcaaccattttgctgtggcgcccggggagcgagtgggggttaggtgccttgctcaagtgcacctcagtcatttcctgccgatatagagggtatgcatagacgtaactttcccgccggaacgcgctccctcatctagactgagtggcaaaagaacctgctgcatgactggatttaataggggaaactgcgaaaacgcgagtaaaacaaacaattacactaaaggttgggctcgaaagtgttccttatgacatgtcaaagaaacctaatccatggatattggcatgcagtcaggaatcgtgtttcctgacatttatatgtgcctgatttcgatgcCGGGGAAATATATAAAGCAACTCGGCCTGTGAACGttttatataactacaatataggtaggtctaaattgGAGCGATCACTTAcatcagtgttatatattttgtcatatcgtccagccctgaaacttgtatagtttttgtcagtgattatttaaaaacacccaattaagcagaatataagatggtaaatatttaattgatgaattgtcaacacaatatataacaatacaatatatagggtatgattttaccccaaaatccaacattttgacacaaaatgataactgcaaaacatgtttctttgcctggagtccagctgtttctgtgaattgcagtgacctatttgcttctttttttctgtagctttcagcagtctataaaaatatacctcagattttgtgtcaaagctttttgtacagtcagtcgcaaagctctttcccctttttggatgtgttttgtgtgtttttcgtgGCATTCaagctgaaaaccaatgctgccactcagtcttttgccactcagtgggcataaccgcagtcataacggttgacggtgacgtcacgtgcataccctctactGAGACTCAAACTTGACTCTCgaaccattaggccacgactgtCCCATTATGACACTTTAGTTAAGGATGTTATAGCTTAACATTATAATTTTGAAATGGCTTAAAAGGAATTTTTTACATCAGAAAAAACATCATTTTGGCAACAGGTTTGGATTACATCACTTTGAGAATTAGaagtttttacttttaaagCCAATTCACACTAGACCGACAGACGCCAACCAATGGCAACAGACTCTTTGTCAGGTTTTGTCAGATCAGAGTGTTTCCCATGTTGATTTGGTCGCCACTTGTTTTTGCCAATTCAGCGTACATTTGTGGGGTGATGAAATGTCTGAGACGTGACAAACTGTAAACTGGTGATTTGTCCGCATTGGTTGGAGCCTGTTGGTCTAGTTCTATTTCCTCATGTAGAATAACATTCAGCATAACTTCACTGATAACTTTCCCATGCAGGTTATGCTATGGGTTGGGGACCAATCACATGGCTGCTAATGTCAGAGATTTTACCCTTGGGTGCACGTGGTGTAGCATCTGGTTTGTGTGTTGGTGTTAGCTGGATCACGGCCTTTATACTGACGCAACTCTTCATGCACGCGGTGGTGAGCTAAATCTCTTTTTTACACACATAGAAACAGGAAATGAAAAATACCCATTACCTATAAAATATACCTATCTTTATTCATTAATCTGATACTTATCTGAACTTTAGCATGTACAACATCCTAGTTCAAGTCATTAAAAGATAATACAAGTTGctcttgataatttactcttaTTCATGTTTCTTATCTGATTTTTATTGAAGTATAACTGTCAAAGGCAAACTTGATAACAAATCTTTTCATATAGGAAGCCTATGGACTTTTTGCTCCTTTCCTGTTCTTCTGTGTCGTCTCTGTAGTGAATATAATATTCACTGCTAAATGTGTGCCAGAAACTAAAGGCCGAACTCTGGAGGAGATCGAGAACTATTTCAGGACTGGCCGAACCTTCACCATTATTGATCCTTAAAATGTCCATATATGCtatttatccaccttattcctacgccccataacgctttgcgcgaattatgggtgtaacttccgttaagctgtgaacagtcagtgaaaggctcgctgTATGAACACAATTAACTttatacgttttatttttaaactgggtataacgagatgacattattctactgacccttcaaccaacgaacattaaaaggacatttaaaagtgtaaaagcatcatcaaggtactttcaacaggccatgaaaaagcgcgattctttccacagcaataacggacgggttaaatataactatagtgatatatatctgtattatgtaatacgttgccttaataaaaaatgttcatgaacttcagcattgcgtgatactatttcaaagtgatttccatcatttttataggtaataaattgtatttacctgtgaaaacaaatatggaaagagacgtgaggctttgaggagaaaaacgagagattcttcgtgcattccagtttattattaatgggatatatcgtaaattatatcgggagaacagactacaaatgtgcagtatatgttgtcctttttcatactattacagtggtatgcaaagggacaaaagaaaataatcacgaggatagaaagcagcgactgaaaagaggtcttgccatagatattcttgttataacatgttacgttaaaataccaagcgttacgttattctcatgatgtctgaaaataaaacaggaaagaaaaattgacagctcattcagtcaaacagacggataagctttatttgtagggtaaccttatgatttgaaacgattcgtttcagcctttttaaatggaagatccccaaaccggaagtggaacccataattcgaaacgcagtaggctagtcgggaataaggtggatatgacagataatataaatgtatagtacacacacaaacacacacacttctatCTGAATGTTCCTCTGATGTAAATACATTAAGTTCTCTTAAAAATTCTATGTCTAATATCCATTTACTAGAATaatctaaatctaaaatatttcagtaagtgtgtatatattgtatatgcATGTATATTACTATCAAGATTAAATGTCTACCATCCTCCTAGTTTCTATATGATAAGATTATGTGACTGGACACTGCACTTCCCTTTCACTGTTCTGCAATTGTTTCCATCAGTGTGGCCAAACTAAACCTATATTGCACAAAATGTGTTTGTCCAGGAACAAAAGTACAATGATACAGAGAAGTTCATAAAGTATTATTTCATCCAGTGTGGGTGTGGACCGCAGCTAGACTTGAGCAAGAATAAATTCTACTGGCCTTGGTCATGTGCTGATAAatattaggtaacactttacaataaggttcattagataacattagttaactacattagttaacatgaagtaataatgaactgcacttatacagcatttattaatctttgttaatgttcatttcaacatttactaatacattattaaatcttgttaacattagttaatgcactgtgaactaacatgaacaaacaatgaacaactgtattttcattaactaacgttaacaaagattagtaaatactgcaacaaatgtattgctcatgttagttaatacattaactaatgtttaactaatgaaccttattgtaaagtgttaccaaaatattgtTAATCACTGAAGTTAATGTAGCTGTGCACAAAAATGATTCTTTGGTTCTTATTTATACttccttttattttgtttgttgtttttcttgatTCTTCTTTCCCAATTAATTAGATCTGTTTTTTTTCAGTAAGcatatttttcaaacaaaagCTTTGTTTTAGAGAAAACAGAAGTTTCTTCTCATTGACAGCTTTGATATGATTCCTCTTTCTTCTTTCATATTGTATGATGCTGCGGTGCTTCCTGTCAATCAACACTGACTCTGTGGTACGCACCAAAGCATACTACAGTTGTGAAGGCTAAAAATTTGTCAAAACGCCTACAGGCGGTATGCAGTGCATTATTCATCATTCTTGGTTCTCAATCTCTGAAACTGACCTCCTACACCAATGAATGGCAGATTTAGCCATATAATAATATCAGTAAattgttactttttaaagtcaaattcaagtaaaaaaaaaaaaaaagtcaataaagATAATTTGATCTGCAGTATCCCAGCATGTAACCTAATTATCCAAGAGTTAAGTTGCTTACATGTTCAAAAAGcctttttatcagaaaaatcatGTGATGAATGTTTGGCTTTAAGCTGCTTTTTTGGGTGTCTGTTAAGTGAAGGGTTGCCAAAAAATGTTAGGCACTACAGGCATAGACTAACTCTGATATACAGtattgtgcaaaagtcttaggcacgtcagtattttcaccccccaaaaagggttttaagccagttatttatatcttttgctgtcatgtgtcagtaggaaatatcagttcacatttctattttgccattaattgtaataatccagtgagatttttgtatgcacaatgagtctgacaacagccagtGCTCCACactgagatctgatctcaccatcatcaaatccgtctgtgattacatgaagaaacagatgaaactgagacaaactaaatccagaagaactgtggccgtgtTTCCAAGACGCTTGAAGAAACCGACCTGCAAAACTACCTGAAAAACGATGCGCTGAAAAACAATGTGCAgttttaaacgcaaagggtggtcacaccaaatattgatttgatttggttaatagaagttaattgataaataaaatctatttatgacagtatttttgaaagcatcctcactttacagcatttttacacaagtgccTAAAACTTCTCACAGTACTGTATCTTTGCAGGTCGGTTTCTTCAAGCGTCTTGGAAacacggccacagttcttctggatttagtttgtctcagtttcatctgtttcttcatgtaatcacagatggatttgatgatggtgagatcagatctcagtgtggagcaccggctgttgtcagactccttgtgcatacaaaaatctcactggattagtacaattaatggcaaaatgaatgtttagaaatgtgaactgatatttcctactgacacactacagcaaaagatataaataactggcttaaaaccctTTCTGAGGGGTGAAAATACTGaggtgcctaagacttttgcacagtactgtatgtgtgaTAACATAAGGGTGTTAAACCTTACACAATCAGTAAGACCAGTACTTATGTAA contains:
- the slc2a6 gene encoding solute carrier family 2, facilitated glucose transporter member 6 isoform X2: MADSPDETTELIRNKPARIRHGRLFLAVFSAVLGNFNFGFALVFPSPVIPQLQKGDDPRLQMDIHQISWFGSIFTLGAALGGLSAMVLNDRVGRKMSIMLSGVPSAAGFLVMGAAQNFWMLLWGRFLTGIAGGITAGSIPVYVSEISHASVRGTLGSCPQITAVFGSLALYALGLILPWRWLAVAGEVPVVIMMILLCFMPTSPRYLTMKGNRAKAIKSLEWLRGPNSDYLTEFNKIERSINSQGAQWSDLKTPLYYKPILISVFMRFLQQMTGITPILVYLEPIFNMTAISLEPKYDAALVGAVRLISVAIAASLMDKAGRKALLFTSGFLMYLATLSMTMYTHRTPCSHGNLTLTEGLKNAYGGSTSPAFDPVTLIPLISTMVIIFGYAMGWGPITWLLMSEILPLGARGVASGLCVGVSWITAFILTQLFMHAVGESVSDGSAQFEVTRSLVCVWVASNVKFIFFKSNNHPLSLSAHSISRLVAFLSLFGVCKEGHIQGRDRRHVCNMKT
- the slc2a6 gene encoding solute carrier family 2, facilitated glucose transporter member 6 isoform X1, whose protein sequence is MADSPDETTELIRNKPARIRHGRLFLAVFSAVLGNFNFGFALVFPSPVIPQLQKGDDPRLQMDIHQISWFGSIFTLGAALGGLSAMVLNDRVGRKMSIMLSGVPSAAGFLVMGAAQNFWMLLWGRFLTGIAGGITAGSIPVYVSEISHASVRGTLGSCPQITAVFGSLALYALGLILPWRWLAVAGEVPVVIMMILLCFMPTSPRYLTMKGNRAKAIKSLEWLRGPNSDYLTEFNKIERSINSQGAQWSDLKTPLYYKPILISVFMRFLQQMTGITPILVYLEPIFNMTAISLEPKYDAALVGAVRLISVAIAASLMDKAGRKALLFTSGFLMYLATLSMTMYTHRTPCSHGNLTLTEGLKNAYGGSTSPAFDPVTLIPLISTMVIIFGYAMGWGPITWLLMSEILPLGARGVASGLCVGVSWITAFILTQLFMHAVGESVSDGSAQFEVTRSLVCVWVASNVKFIFFKSNNHPLSLSAHSISRLVAFLSLFGVCKEGHIQGRDRRHLPMVDVAVFLFFLLSTLILLILDHNQLQGSLKRSERLTKPQRFFLQMDFFANFIFGLMWLVFPGWLLGSQISGSEDNLHLTRAFGAMMVGDSFVSFTTQKQMATNEVSVFSSRAVGTLAVVVFMIHTQLTTSVWKTPHLCFCLVGVSLWAANSILGYLSSKDARTESVDDIYWRAVQENDRRL
- the slc2a6 gene encoding solute carrier family 2, facilitated glucose transporter member 6 isoform X3 translates to MADSPDETTELIRNKPARIRHGRLFLAVFSAVLGNFNFGFALVFPSPVIPQLQKGDDPRLQMDIHQISWFGSIFTLGAALGGLSAMVLNDRVGRKMSIMLSGVPSAAGFLVMGAAQNFWMLLWGRFLTGIAGGITAGSIPVYVSEISHASVRGTLGSCPQITAVFGSLALYALGLILPWRWLAVAGEVPVVIMMILLCFMPTSPRYLTMKGNRAKAIKSLEWLRGPNSDYLTEFNKIERSINSQGAQWSDLKTPLYYKPILISVFMRFLQQMTGITPILVYLEPIFNMTAISLEPKYDAALVGAVRLISVAIAASLMDKAGRKALLFTSGFLMYLATLSMTMYTHRTPCSHGNLTLTEGLKNAYGGSTSPAFDPVTLIPLISTMVIIFGYAMGWGPITWLLMSEILPLGARGVASGLCVGVSWITAFILTQLFMHAVEAYGLFAPFLFFCVVSVVNIIFTAKCVPETKGRTLEEIENYFRTGRTFTIIDP